A region of the Microcystis aeruginosa FD4 genome:
CTTGTTTATACTCAGGGCTGGCTGAATATCAGTAGGAGCTTTGCTAGAAAAGGGTTTTGGGCTTTTTTTTGCCAAAAAGTGCCAGAAACAAACGTTGAGAAATCGATCGGAGGGACTCAAAACCCTGGCACTTTCCGGAGGCGAACGCAAAGCGCTCGCGTAGCGAGAATGCGAAGGATGCGGCTTCCTAGCGTGCGAGGTCATTCTGTTATTCTGACTTCCCCGACCGACGACCTATTCCTAACCCCACCAACAGATTTTTTCAGCAAACCCCACTTAAGCAGCATTGACTAGGCTGGAGCAAAAGCCCTATAATGCCGGAGTCTAAGTAGGGTCTGCTGAAAAAGTTTTTCGGTGGGGGCAGGGTGTGGAGTGTAGGGTGTAGGGTGTAGGGTGTGGGGTTTTAGGGATTTTGAGGGGGTCAATTACCTAATTTTCAGGGAAAAAGTACCTGAATTTTACCCCCGATCACTCCAATGGTTGGCACTTTTTGAGGTCAAAAAAGTCTAAAAGTCTTGCCCAACAAGGTTTTTAGATTTATTCAGCCAACCCTAAGTGGGGAGGCACAATTATTTGTAGGATGGGTTAGCGCACTTCGTAACATAATTGGGCATTGGGTTTCATGCTTCAAACCAACCTACGTTCATCTGATATTTAATTCCACCCACCCACTTAGGTTGCCAATGTAGTAACTGAGCAATGACAAAAGAACAGGGTCGCCTACAGGTCGATAACCAACAGGGCAGGCAAATCTAAGCACCGAAATCTCTTGTTTTAGGCTTGGAAAGATACCCCCTCTTTGAGAGATTCTCTTAAAATCGATTGTTGGTGTGTGTTAGCAAAAAAGTATTGTAAAGTTTCAATACAAATATAGTTATATCTAGTCATTCATGGTAATATGTACAGACAAAACTATCGGACTAGGCAAAAAAAACAGGAATAAGTTATCGAACGGCTTGGAGGTGGTGGAAACAAGGGAATTTAACAGGCTATCAATTGCCTTCCGGTACAATTATCACAACGGATAACAACCCTTCAAAACCCGACGCTGAGTTAAAAGACAACGGATAACAATGTTAGTAGCAGAAAGACACATTATCAAGAAAGGACATCGATTTTGGGCTGAAATAGATAATTGATCTTGGCAGTCTAAAAATCTCTACAACTCAGCCAATTATTTAATCCGACAAAACTTCATTTATAGCCATGGCTATTTGACCTATAATCAGATGGCCTCTCTGAGGTCAGACACAGAACAGTATCAAGCTTTACCTGCTAAAGTTTCCCAACAAGTTTTAAGAGGATTAGACCGGAACTGGAAATCATTTTTTGCCGCTTCATCCGAGTTTAAAAGTCACCCCGATAAATTTCTGGTCAGACCCAAAATCCCTGGCTATAAAGAGCCAAAAAAAGAAGGACGAAATCTCTTAGTTTACACAATTCAAGCCATCAGCAAAGTAGGTCTTAAGCAAGGATTAGTCAAGCTATCAGGTACTTCAATTGCGTTGCCGACGAGAGGGTTAGAGCGCCTAGCAGAAGTCAGAATAGTTCCTAAATGTGATTGTTATGTAATCGAGGTAATTTATGATAAAACCGAACAGTTCTTAGCTCCTAATGAAAAGATAGCTGCGATAGATTTAGGCATAGATAGGGTTGGCTGAATAAATCTAAAAACCTTGTTGGGTAAGACTTTTAGACTTTTTGTCAATCAAAAAGTACCGGATATGGGAGTGTTCGGGGGGAAAATTCAGATACTTTTTCCCTGAAAATTAGGTAATTGACACCCTCAAAATCGGTAAAACCCTACACCCCACACCCTACACCCCACACCCTACCCCCACGAAAAACTTTTTGCCGCAAACCCTAGATAATTTGATGGCTGTAACTTCAAATCAACCGGATTTTATCCCTTTGTTGATTAATGGCAGACCGTTAAAAAGCCTGAATCAATTTTATAACCAACGTCGAGCTAAGTTACAATCTCTGTTAAAAGGTAATCGTCAAAGTTCCCAGAGGATTCGCCGTTTAACTCGATGTCGAAATCAGAAAGTAGATGATTATCTTCATAAGGCTACAGGAAAAAGAATTTCGCGAGGGTTATATCGTACAGATAGAGGATTTCTTTGCCAATCTGATGTCATGGGTTCCTACAACATTTTGCGAAAAGCATTCCCAAATGCGTTTAACCGCTATGGGATAGAGAGGTGCGTAGTTCACCCAAGGAGAATCAATCTCTCGAAGTAAAAGTGAAGGGAATTTCTGAAATGGAATTCAGTCTGTCTATA
Encoded here:
- a CDS encoding transposase; translation: MAVTSNQPDFIPLLINGRPLKSLNQFYNQRRAKLQSLLKGNRQSSQRIRRLTRCRNQKVDDYLHKATGKRISRGLYRTDRGFLCQSDVMGSYNILRKAFPNAFNRYGIERCVVHPRRINLSK